The window ACGTCACTCATCTATTGCAGGCGCAGCGCGATGCAGCCTGGGGCGAAGTGGCGCGCCGATTGGCGCACGAGATTAAAAATCCGCTTACGCCCATTCAGCTCTCTGCCGAAAGGCTCAAGCATAAGCTGGCAGATAAGCTTGATAAACCGGATCTGGATATTTTGAAACGTTCAACCCAAACGATTATCAGCGAGGTAGCGGCGATGCAAAATATGGTGGATGCTTTCAGTGACTACGCGCGCACCTCGGAGTCCCGATTGCAATCTATCGATCTTAATAATCTGCTGCGCGAAGTGCTTGCGCTTTACGAATCGCCGGCATTCACCATCAAGCTTGAACTTGCACCCCAGCTGCCACGCATCATGGGCGACAGGACACAACTCCGCCAGGTTATTCATAATTTATTGCAGAACGCCCAGGACGCGCTGGCGGATGTGCCCAGACCGAGCATCGTGGTGCGAACCGAAGCGCAAAGAAACCATATACAGCTCAGCGTTCAAGATAATGGCAGCGGATTTCCTGAACAGCTGATGACGCGGCTGTTCGAGCCGTATGTGACCAGCAAGCCTAAGGGCACCGGCTTGGGACTGGCTATCGTTAAACGAATTGTGGACGAACACAGCGGCATCATCCACGTCGAAAATGTTAAACCGCATGGTGCCTGCGTCAGCATTTCGTTGCCGCTGGCACGCGCCGCGTAGAAGACAATAAATGGCAACGAACCAGATCTTAGTCGTAGACGACGAAGTAGGCATTCGCGAACTGCTTTCTGAAATCCTTGAGGACGAAGGTTATCAGGTGAGGCTTGCCGAAAACGCCAGTCAGGCGCGCGCGCGGCGCATGGAAATGCGTCCTGACCTGGTGCTACTTGATATTTGGATGCCTGATACTGATGGCATCACGCTTCTCAAGGAATGGGCGAGCAACGGACTGCTCACCATGCCGGTCGTCATGATGTCGGGTCACGGCACCATCGAGACCGCCGTAGAAGCGACTCGCATCGGCGCGGTTGATTTCCTGGAAAAACCCATCGCGATGCAAAAGCTTCTAAGTACAGTTGGACAAGCGCTCAGGCGCGGCACCATTCATACCCAGCAACTGCTTTCGCTGGCAAGCCTTGGCAAGTCGCCGCAAATCGCTGAGCTCAAAAAACGCATGGAGCAAATCGCCAATCTCAATTTACCGCTGTTGCTGGTTGGCGAAGTGGGCTGCGGAGTGGAACTGTGCGCACGCTTCCTGCATGAGCCCAACACACAATGGGTTAACCCTGAAAATAACGCTCAACTCGTCGGTGCGCCATTGGATCTGCTGCAGCAGGCGCACGACGGCTTACTGTTCTTAAGCGAGATAGGAAATCTTAGCCGGCAAGAGCAAAAAGGCTTGATGTTTCTTGTCAGCAAGCTCGGGAAGTACAACGTACGGCTGGTGTGCGCCACGTCAAAACCGTTGCCGCAGTTGGTGAGCCAGGGCTTGTTCGATGGCAGCCTGTATCAACTGCTGAGCGTCCTCACCCTTGGCGTGCCCAGTTTGCGGGAGCACCGCGAGGACATCCCCGATCTTGCAAGACTCATGCTGTCGCGATGTGTCGAAGCCGGTGAAGCACCGTTGCGTGAATTCAGTACTTCAGCACTCAACGCATTGCGCAACTACTCTTGGCCGGGCAACTTGATCCAGTTGGAAAACGCCGTAAAGACTTTGGCGCTAACTTCGCTTGAAAAAGAGATTAGCGTCGATGAAGTCAATCGAGTCCTGTCGCAATTTGACATTGAACCGCAGGTTGCAGACCACGCGCTGCCACTCGACGTCGGTTTGCGCGAGGCGCGGGATGCATTTGAGCGCGTCTACTTCAGGCACCACATTAACAAAGAGCGAGGCAATATGAGCCGGATTGCTGAAAAAGTCGGACTGGAGCGGACACACTTGTATCGCAAGCTGAAACAACTCGGAATCAAGATGGGAAGGCGCAATCACGAACAATAAATCATTGCCAAGCCTGGCTCTACCTCAGTAACGTTCCATTATAATTGCGGTACGGATATTCAATTTCTGGCACGTGCGGTTTGGATGATGTTCTTGAATCCGCCCCGTGTCTGGAAGCAATTGCGATTTTCCGGTGCACCGGCTGAGCTGCTATGTTCGAGGTTCTAAAATGGCAAAACGCAAGGATCTGACCAACGCCATACGCGCACTGGCAATGGACGCCGTTCAGAAAGCAAATTCCGGTCATCCGGGAATGCCGATGGGAATGGCGGAAATCGCCGAAGTATTGTGGAACCACCATTTGCGATATAACCCGTCCAATCCCAACTGGCCGGACCGCGACCGATTTGTGCTTTCCAACGGCCACGGGTCAATGCTTCAATACGCGCTCCTGCACCTTACCGGCTTCGACCTGCCTATGGAGGAACTGAAACGTTTTCGGCAACTTCATTCGAAGACACCCGGGCACCCCGAATACGGGTGTACCGTGGGGATCGAAACCACGACCGGTCCCCTTGGCCAAGGGCTTGCCAATGCCGTGGGAATGGCCATTGCGGAAAAGGTACTTGCCGCTCGTTTTAACCGTCCCGAATTCGACATCGTTAATCACCATACTTATGTATTTTGTGGCGATGGTTGCCTGATGGAAGGCATTTCACATGAAGCATGCTCCCTTGCCGGCACCCTGGGACTCAACAAGCTAATTGCGTTTTACGATGACAATGGAATTTCCATTGATGGTCAGGTAAAAGGCTGGTTTACAGACGACACGCCGAAACGCTTCGAGGCTTACGGCTGGCATGTCATTCGCAATGTCGACGGTTACGATAGCGCGGCGCTGGATGTGGCAATCCGGGCTGCCCTGCAGATCGGTGACAAGCCGACCCTGATATGTTGCAAGACGGTAATCGGGAAAGGCGCGCCGCACAAGCAGGGTACGCACGAGGCGCACGGCGCGGCTTTAGGCGAAGCGGAAGTGGCGGCGACCCGCGCCAATATCGGCTGGAACTATCCGCCGTTTGAAATCCCAAGAGAGGTATACGAGGGCTGGGATGCCCGCAGCCGGGGCGCCACGCTTGAAGCGGATTGGAGGCGTAAGTTTGGCGAGTTTGCGAAGAAATTCCCACTTGAAGCCGCCGAGTTTCAGCGTCGCGTTGATAGCGAACTTCCCGCCGATTGGCGCGAGCATGTGCAGCAGCTCATTTCCAAAGTGAATGAAAAATCGGAGAGCATTGCCACCCGCAAAGCTTCGCAAAATGCAATTGAAGGCTTGGCGCCGCTGCTACCCGAGTTAATCGGTGGCTCCGCGGACCTCACCGGCTCGAATCTCACACTGTGGTCGGGTTCCAAAGCAATCGATAAAAACAGCGGCGGCAACTACATTTACTACGGTGTACGCGAGTTCGGCATGACGGCCATTGTGACAGGATTGGCTCTTCACGGCGGCCTGATCCCCTTTGCCGGGACATTTCTCATATTTTCTGATTATGCACGCAACGCGCTGCGCATGGCGGCGCTGATAGGAATTCGCGCGATTTATGTCTTTACGCATGATTCCATCGGTCTGGGCGAAGACGGGCCAACGCATCAGGCTGTGGAGCAGGCGGCTACGCTGCGCTATATACCCAACATGGATGTATGGCGTCCTTGCGACACGGTGGAGTCTGTGGTTGCGTGGGCGCAGGCTATAGAGCGCAAAAGCGGACCGTCGAGTTTGTTGTTCACGCGTCAAAACGTACCTTTTCTAAAGCGCGATGCGATGACTATTGCAAACATCGCAAAGGGAGGCTACATCCTTGCGGAAGCCTCGGCCGGCGATCCGCACGCGGTAATTATCGCGACGGGGTCGGAAGTGGCGCTGGCGATGGCGGCACAAAAAACGCTTGC of the Burkholderiales bacterium genome contains:
- the tkt gene encoding transketolase, with the protein product MAKRKDLTNAIRALAMDAVQKANSGHPGMPMGMAEIAEVLWNHHLRYNPSNPNWPDRDRFVLSNGHGSMLQYALLHLTGFDLPMEELKRFRQLHSKTPGHPEYGCTVGIETTTGPLGQGLANAVGMAIAEKVLAARFNRPEFDIVNHHTYVFCGDGCLMEGISHEACSLAGTLGLNKLIAFYDDNGISIDGQVKGWFTDDTPKRFEAYGWHVIRNVDGYDSAALDVAIRAALQIGDKPTLICCKTVIGKGAPHKQGTHEAHGAALGEAEVAATRANIGWNYPPFEIPREVYEGWDARSRGATLEADWRRKFGEFAKKFPLEAAEFQRRVDSELPADWREHVQQLISKVNEKSESIATRKASQNAIEGLAPLLPELIGGSADLTGSNLTLWSGSKAIDKNSGGNYIYYGVREFGMTAIVTGLALHGGLIPFAGTFLIFSDYARNALRMAALIGIRAIYVFTHDSIGLGEDGPTHQAVEQAATLRYIPNMDVWRPCDTVESVVAWAQAIERKSGPSSLLFTRQNVPFLKRDAMTIANIAKGGYILAEASAGDPHAVIIATGSEVALAMAAQKTLAKEGIPVRVVSMPCTSVFDRQDEAFKSLVLPAGVARVAVEAGVTDFWRKYVGLQGAVVGIDRFGESAPAADLFKYFGFTVENVVKAVRNVVKT